Proteins co-encoded in one Columba livia isolate bColLiv1 breed racing homer chromosome 14, bColLiv1.pat.W.v2, whole genome shotgun sequence genomic window:
- the LOC135575446 gene encoding olfactory receptor 14J1-like has translation LHYETFLGSRACVHMAAAAWPTGFLNALLHTANPFSLPLCKGNALGQFFCEMPQILKLSCSHSYLRELGLLVVSILVVFGCFVFIVVSYVQILKTVLRIPSEQGRHKAFSTCLPHLAVVSLFVSTIIFSHLKPPSISSPSLDLVVSVLYSVVPPAVNALIYSMRNKEIKDSVWQLMNGCLIKQ, from the coding sequence ctgcactatgagaccttcctgggcagcagagcttgtgtccacatggcagcagctgcctggcccactgggtttctcaatgctctgctgcacacggccaatccattttcactgcccctgtgcaagggcaatgccctgggccagttcttctgtgaaatgccccagatcctcaagctctcctgctcacactcctacctcagggaacttgggcttcttgtggttagTATATTAGTAgtatttgggtgttttgtgttcattgtggtgtcctatgtgcagatcttgaagaccgtgctgaggatcccctctgagcagggtcggcacaaagccttttccacctgcctccctcacctggccgtggtctccctgtttgtcagcactatCATATTTtcccacctgaagcccccctccatctcctccccatccctggatctggtggtgtcagttctgtactcagtggtgcctccagcagtgaacgccctcatctacagcatgaggaacaaggagATCAAGGACTCAGTGTGGCAGCTAATGAATGGCTGTCTTATTAAGCAATAA
- the LOC135575449 gene encoding olfactory receptor 14A16-like, whose protein sequence is MYFFLLNLALLNLGSISTILPKSMANSLWDSRAISYLGCATQLFLFLFLITAEYCLPTVMSCDRYVAICKPLPYGTLLGSRACVHMAAAAWATGFLHALLHTANTFSLPLCKGNALGQFFCEIPQILKLSCSHSYLRELGFLIVSVCLGFGFFVFIVVSYVQILRAVLRIPSEQDGHKAFSTCLPHLAVDSLFISTVMFANLKPPSISSPSLDLVVSVLYSVVPPAIVISKVP, encoded by the exons atgtacttcttcctgctcaacctcgccctcctcaaCCTGGGGtccatctccaccattctccccaagtccatggcaaattccctctgggattccagggccatctcatacttgggatgtgcgacacagctctttttgtttctcttcttaatCACAGCAGAATATTGTCTACCCACCGTCATGTCAtgtgaccgctacgttgccatctgcaaacccctgccctacgggaccctcctgggcagcagagcttgtgtccacatggcagcagctgcctgggccactgggtttctccatgctctgctgcacacggccaatacattttcactgccgctgtgcaagggcaatgccctgggccagttcttctgtgaaatcccccagatcctcaagctctcctgctcacactcttacctcagggaacttgggttTCTTATTGTCAGTGTCTGTTTaggatttggcttttttgttttcattgtggtgtcctatgtgcagatcttgagggcagtgctgaggatcccctctgagcaggatgggcacaaagccttttccacctgcctccctcacctggccgtggacTCTCTGTTCATCAGCACTGTCATGTTTGCCAACCTGAAGCCACCCTCCATCTCTTCTCCATCCCttgacctggtggtgtctgttctgtactcggtggttcctccagca ATTGTGATCTCAAAAGTGCCCTAG